One part of the Neodiprion virginianus isolate iyNeoVirg1 chromosome 3, iyNeoVirg1.1, whole genome shotgun sequence genome encodes these proteins:
- the LOC124301547 gene encoding E3 ubiquitin-protein ligase HECTD1 isoform X4 produces the protein MAEVDPETLLEWLSMGQGDERDMQLIALEQLCMLLLMSDNVDRCFESCPPRTFLPALCRIFLDELAPDSVLEVTARAITYYLDVSAECTRRVISMDGAVKAICGRLSGAGLGSRASRDLAEQCIKVLELVCAREAGAVFEAGGLPCALSFIREHGARVHRDTLHSAMAVVSRLCGKVEPQDKALPDCVEALSTLLRHEDAHVADGALRCFASLADRFSRRGVDPAPLASHGLVSELLYRLSNAAGPGASAATTSSNTKTPPPSTTSTAPAPEPKSCASVSTIISLLSTLCRGSPSITHDLLRSELPDAIEKALKGDERCALDSMRLVDLLLVLLFEGRSALGRGAAGGPSGPLLPRLRRLDSAGEKSHRQLIDCIRSKDTDALIEAIDSGGIEVNFMDDVGQTLLNWASAFGTQEMVEFLCDRGADVNKGQRSSSLHYAACFGRPAIAKVLLRHGANPDLRDEDGKTPLDKARERVDEGHREVAAILQSPGEWMLPPNQENRKPETEVENFTEPKGDPEMAPVYLKRLLPVFCATFQSTMLSSVRKASLSLIRKMVHYIQPELLVEACGSEGTDCGATLVEVIATVLDNEEDEDGHLIVLQMIQDLMVKGKDEFLEHFARLGVFSKVATLATEPESETSQSGEEQTIEDARELLVGRAYHWRDWCICRGRDCLYVWSDAAALELSNGSNGWFRFILDGKLATMYSSGSPEGGTDTTENRGEFLEKLQRARTQVKPNSISQPLLSRPGTARLVVGNWSLSSRREGELYIHNSDGQQQATILREDLPGFIFESNRGTKHSFTAETSLGPEFAAGWAGKRGKRLRSKLEAIKQKVKSQAQEIYERYFKVAQAQPRGVVAKLGTIVSQIEKACQKQQSGNREWRNVLQNTLEELKILLNEEGKVSAYELHSSGLVQTLLALLAAPPGPQPPSLRATKLRLQRIALFKNCFQANDINHEQSSAKVLVHKLVSVLESIEKLPVYLYDTPGSGYGLQILTRRLRFRLEKAAGESALIDRSGRGLKMEPLSTVQQLEHHLLKMVAKQWHDHDRSTFNFVKKLKEGNKMSFKYQYDFDENGLIYWIGTNAKTSSEWVNPGQYGLVVVTSSDGRILPYGRLEDILSRDTSALNCHTNDDKRAWFSVDLGVWLIPSAYSLRHARGYGRSALRNWMLQVSKDGINWTTLYTHVDDCSLNEPGSTATWTLEPPAEEVQGWRHLRLQQTGKNSSGQTHYLSMSGLEIYGEVTGVCEDLGRAAREAEASVRRQRRLVRTQVLRHLVAGARVARGLDWKWREQDGVPPGEGTVTGELHNGWIDVTWDHGGSNSYRMGAEGKYDLRLVSTGVESENGMKTKNGASVLTSRKSSSTPSLPDCTDAVMRGSVASTDQAASADNLAAKQAESIAESVLSVARAEAVVAVTGEGAASAAGELSVVLHPRPDATSDLATIVESLALNTEYSINSNSNRATNSSKPHFPTVRGNKPASGLLSLEAAEVLDRMREGADRLRNNTNSFLSGELLGLVPVRISVSGETDESSMRIRPVTRHHPGITDNMKECGRDKEASSSSQNAPGCPIVVTNPMSVSVPNLTCTEANNTLEPAAATGFLETFAAMARRRTLGPAGGQHIAPNSNSGSNPRGPNSVSSLVRLALSSNFPGGLLSTAQSYPSLTSSGQVAGSGVTTTTGPSLGQALTMSLTSTSSDSEQLWLQVSVEDFVESCSGVAGTGVVGGRGIGGPTLLGELEDDEDGALAEEDDDNEENEQEEDDEENEEEGDGGEGEYEEVMVSRNLLAAFMEEEAQPQPTKRRAWDDEFVLKRQFSALIPAFDPRPGRTNINQTTDLEVPPPGSELQMSTRSGLPTSPKLSLTLKGPGLPGIPDVEVPLTEPQSTIFQVVQELMQLTELGSRQEKLRRIWEPTYTIVYKETKDEESSGRATPIITLYSRNQIQNTSACTVEDVLQLLRHVFVLSAMREENKDTIMDDSSPESYWVNPDDFTSKKITNKVVQQIQDPLALAAGALPSWCEELARSCPFLLPFETRRLYFSCTAFGASRSIVWLQTQRDAVLERQRAPGLSPRRDDSHEFRVGRLKHERVSVPRGEKLLDWAEQVLKVHASRKSILEVQFVGEEGTGLGPTLEFFALVAAELQRKDLGLWLCDDEQTCEEEKSCPPGEQIRPPGYYVVRPSGLFPAPLPQDSPVCDKAVRYFWFLGVFLAKVLQDNRLVDIPLSQPFLKLMCRGDITNNVNERIGLNTVPQESMPSSMASSFISEEGELDAQYSLEQTPWYDGILNIDDLAIVDPVRGEFLKQTQSLVSRRDRTLSDGPLTEEVRDSLHITHPSGTSISIEDLALTMSYAPSSRIFEHEQVELKEGSVNIPVTLDNVHEYVDLTVKYCLERGIARQLDAFKAGFSKVFLMEKLHAFSPEEIRAMLCGEQDPHWTREDLLNYTEPKLGYTRESPGFQRFVNVLLSLTGPERKAFLQFATGCSALPPGGLCNLHPRLTVVRKVDAGSGGFPSVNTCVHYLKLPEYPTEELLKVRLLAATRERGFHLN, from the exons ATGGCAGAAGTAGACCCAGAAACATTACTAGAATGGCTCAGCATGGGTCAAGGGGACGAAAGGGATATGCAACTCATAGCCCTAGAACAGCTGTGCATGTTGTTACTTATGTCTGATAATGTTGACAGATGTTTTGAAAG TTGTCCTCCACGTACGTTTCTCCCGGCCCTTTGTCGCATCTTTTTGGATGAACTTGCCCCTGATAGTGTGCTGGAGGTCACAGCTCGTGCGATCACATATTATCTTGATGTATCGGCAGAATGTACGCGAAGAGTAATCTCTATGGATGGTGCTGTCAAAGCGATTTGCGGTCGTCTTTCTGGAGCAGGACTTGGATCTCGAGCCAGTCGAGATTTAGCTGAACAGTGTATCAAG GTCTTGGAGCTTGTTTGCGCTAGAGAAGCAGGAGCAGTTTTTGAAGCCGGCGGTCTACCATGTGCCTTGTCATTCATACGTGAACATGGAGCGCGAGTACACCGTGACACATTGCATTCTGCAATGGCAGTTGTTTCTCGTTTGTGTGGAAAAGTTGAGCCACAGGATAAGGCATTGCCGGATTGCGTTGAAGCTTTATCCACTCTACTGCGGCATGAAGATGCCCATGTTGCTGACGGTGCATTGAGGTGTTTCGCCTCGTTAGCTGATAGATTCTCGCGAAGAGGTGTTGACCCTGCCCCTTTAGCTTCCCATGGCTTAGTTTCTGAATTACTGTATAG ATTATCAAACGCAGCTGGACCTGGTGCATCTGCAGCTACTACATCAAGTAACACAAAAACTCCACCCCCGTCTACAACATCGACAGCTCCAGCCCCAGAACCAAAGTCTTGCGCTTCagtttcaacgataattagCCTTTTATCAACATTGTGCAGAGGGTCTCCATCGATAACGCACGACTTGCTTCGTTCGGAGTTGCCTGACGCAATAGAGAAAGCTTTAAAGGGCGATGAAAGATGTGCCCTAGATTCAATGAGATTAGTAGACTTGCTTTTAGTTCTATTATTTGAAGGAAGATCGGCTCTAGGTAGAGGTGCAGCGGGGGGTCCGTCTGGTCCTTTATTGCCTCGACTTAGGAGGCTCGACAGTGCCGGGGAAAAATCTCATAGACAGTTAATCGACTGTATTAGATCAAAAGATACTGACGCGTTAATAGAAGCCATAGACTCTGGTGGTATAGAAGTTAATTTCATGGATGACGTTGGACAAACTCTTCTGAACTGGGCGTCAGCTTTTGGTACGCAAGAAATGGTAGAATTTTTATGCGACAGAGGAGCGGACGTTAACAAGGGCCAACGATCGTCCAGTTTACACTATGCAGCTTGCTTTGGAAGGCCAGCTATCGCAAAAGTGTTACTCAGACACGGTGCTAATCCGGATTTGAGGGATGAAGACGGTAAAACACCACTAGACAAGGCTAGAGAACGTGTCGACGAAGGTCACAGGGAAGTTGCAGCAATACTGCAGTCTCCTGGGGAGTGGATGCTGCCACCTAATCAAGAGAATCGAAAACCAGAAACTGAAGTTGAGAACTTTACCGAGCCTAAAGGTGATCCAGAGATGGCTCCTGTTTACCTCAAGAGATTGTTGCCAGTTTTCTGTGCCACGTTTCAGTCCACCATGCTGTCCAGTGTGAGGAAAGCTAGTCTAAGTTTAATCAGAAAAATGGTACACTACATTCAGCCAGAGCTGCTTGTCGAAGCATGCGGATCTGAAGGAACGGATTGCGGTGCAACGCTGGTAGAGGTCATTGCTACTGTGTTGGATAACGAG GAAGATGAAGATGGGCATTTGATCGTCCTCCAAATGATTCAAGATCTAATGGTGAAAGGAAAAGATGAATTTTTGGAACATTTCGCAAGACTAGGTGTATTCTCCAAAGTTGCTACATTGGCGACGGAGCCAGAATCAGAGACTAGTCAGTCCGGGGAAGAACAAACCATCGAAGATGCTAGGGAACTTCTAGTTGGCAGAGCTTATCATTGGAGGGATTGGTGTATTTGCAGGGGACGTGATTGTTTGTATGTTTGGTCAGACGCAGCTGCTTTAGAATTGTCAAACGGAAGTAATGGCTGGTTCAGGTTTATTCTCGATGGTAAACTGGCCACAATGTACTCGAGTGGTAGCCCAGAAGGTGGTACGGATACAACGG aaaatcgTGGAGAGTTTCTTGAGAAATTACAAAGAGCTCGCACTCAAGTTAAACCAAATTCTATAAGCCAGCCTCTTCTTTCTCGTCCTGGTACGGCACGATTGGTAGTTGGAAATTGGTCTCTCTCGAGTCGAAGAGAAGGTGAATTGTACATCCATAACAGCGACGGACAGCAGCAAGCAACTATTCTGAGAGAAGATTTGCCTGGATTTATTTTCGAATCTAATCGAGGCACCAAACATTCCTTTACTGCTGAAACAAGCTTGG gCCCTGAGTTTGCAGCTGGCTGGGCAGGCAAGCGTGGAAAACGTTTACGATCTAAGCTTGAAGCGATTAAGCAAAAAGTTAAGAGTCAAGCGCAAGAAATATATGAGCGTTATTTCAAAGTGGCTCAGGCTCAACCTCGTGGAGTGGTGGCAAAACTTGGGACCATTGTTAGTCAGATAGAAAAGGCCTGTCAGAAACAGCAGTCTGGAAATCGTGAATGGCGTAACGTGTTGCAAAATACGTTGGAAGAACTAAAGATCTTGTTGAATGAAGAAGGAAAAGTTTCAGCTTATGAGTTGCACTCTAGTGGACTTGTGCAGACTTTACTCGCACTTTTAGCTGCGCCACCGGGACCACAACCACCATCGTTGAGAGCTACTAAATTGAGGCTTCAGAGGATAGCattgttcaaaaattgtttccaaGCTAATGATATCAATCATGAACAGAGTTCTGCCAAAGTTTTAGTCCACAAGCTCGTTTCTGTGCTAGAATCGATCGAAAAACTTCCTGTATATTTGTACGATACACCAGGTTCTGGATACGGACTTCag ATTTTGACAAGGAGGCTACGTTTCCGTTTGGAAAAAGCAGCCGGTGAAAGTGCATTGATTGACCGGTCTGGCAGAGGTTTGAAAATGGAACCGTTGAGCACTGTACAACAGTTGGAACATCACTTGTTGAAAATGGTTGCAAAGCAATGGCATGACCATGATAGATCCACATTTAACTTTGTCAAAAAACTAAAAGAGGGTAACAAAATGTCATTCAAATATCAGTATGATTTCGACGAGAACGGACTGATATACTGGATTGGAACTAATGCCAA aaccaGTTCGGAGTGGGTTAATCCGGGCCAGTATGGACTTGTTGTGGTGACTTCCAGTGATGGTCGTATTTTGCCTTACGGCCGACTTGAAGACATCTTGAGTCGCGATACATCAGCTTTAAATTGTCACACAAACGACGACAAGCGGGCCTGGTTCTCAGTAGACTTAGGTGTATGGCTTATACCAAGTGCGTACAGTTTGAGGCATGCCAGAGGATATGGCAGAAGTGCCTTGAGAAACTGGATGTTGCAA GTATCGAAGGATGGGATAAACTGGACTACCTTGTACACGCATGTTGATGACTGTTCTCTCAATGAACCCGGAAGTACAGCAACTTGGACTCTTGAACCTCCAGCTGAAGAGGTTCAGGGTTGGCGTCATCTTCGCTTACAGCAAACTGGCAAAAACTCGTCTGGTCAAACGCATTATCTGTCCATGTCTGGCTTGGAAATTTATGGTGAAGTCACAGGAGTATGCGAAGATTTAGGTCGAGCTGCTAGGGAAGCTGAAGCGAGCGTTCGCAGACAAAGGAGATTAGTCAGAACTCAAGTTCTTAGGCATTTGGTTGCGGGTGCACGTGTCGCCAGAGGACTTGACTGGAAATGGAGAGAACAGGATGGTGTTCCACCGG GAGAAGGCACAGTAACGGGAGAATTGCACAATGGTTGGATAGATGTAACTTGGGACCACGGTGGCTCTAACTCATATCGCATGGGTGCAGAAGGAAAATACGACTTAAGGCTAGTGAGCACAGGTGTGGAAAGTGAAAATGGCATGAAAACTAAAAATGGTGCAAGTGTACTAACCAGCAGGAAGTCTAGCAGTACGCCCAGTTTACCAGACTGTACAGATGCTGTGATGCGAGGATCTGTCGCATCGACAGACCAAGCCGCTAGTGCTGACAATTTGGCTGCAAAG CAAGCAGAGTCCATAGCAGAGAGCGTCCTGTCAGTGGCCCGTGCAGAAGCAGTTGTAGCGGTAACTGGAGAAGGCGCTGCCAGTGCAGCGGGTGAACTGTCTGTTGTTTTACATCCAAGACCCGATGCAACCAGTGACTTGGCAACTATTGTTGAAAGTCTTGCGCTGAATACTGAATACTCAATTAACAGCAACAGTAATCGTGCTACAAACAGTTCTAAACCTCACTTTCCTACAGTTCGAGGGAACAAG cCTGCGAGTGGTCTGTTGAGTTTGGAAGCAGCAGAAGTGTTGGATCGTATGCGCGAAGGTGCAGACAGGTTGCGTAATAATACTAACAGTTTCTTGAGTGGGGAATTACTCGGTTTGGTTCCTGTTAGAATTAGCGTGTCTGGTGAGACTGACGAAAGTTCAATGAGGATTCGACCCGTGACTAGACATCATCCAGGAATCACTGACA ACATGAAAGAGTGCGGGCGTGACAAAGAAGCTAGTTCGTCATCTCAGAATGCTCCTGGATGTCCCATCGTAGTAACAAATCCCATGTCTGTATCTGTACCAAATCTTACCTGTACAGAAGCTAACAATACCTTGGAACCAGCAGCAGCTACCGGATTCCTAGAGACTTTTGCTGCAATGGCTCGCAGACGAACTTTGG gTCCCGCAGGTGGCCAACACATAGCTCCAAACTCAAACTCCGGTTCAAATCCTCGCGGGCCAAACTCTGTGTCTAGTTTGGTGAGGTTAGCATTGAGCTCCAACTTCCCTGGAGGCTTGCTGAGCACCGCTCAAAGCTATCCAAGTCTTACTAGCAGTGGCCAAGTTGCAGGCAGTGGAGTTACAACAACTACAGGACCTAGCCTTGGTCAAGCTCTTACTATGTCTCTGACTAGTACAAGTAGTGACAGCGAACAG TTGTGGCTCCAGGTTAGTGTCGAAGATTTTGTCGAATCATGCAGCGGAGTCGCAGGAACTGGTGTTGTTGGTGGCCGTGGTATAGGTGGCCCAACTCTGTTAGGTGAATTAGAAGATGACGAAGATGGCGCTCTTGCCGAAGAagatgatgataatgaagaaaatgaacaAGAG GAAGacgatgaagaaaatgaagaagaaggtGACGGAGGTGAAGGTGAATATGAAGAGGTGATGGTGAGTCGCAACCTATTGGCAGCGTTCATGGAAGAGGAAGCACAGCCTCAGCCTACTAAAAGACGAGCTTGGGATGATGAATTTGTGCTGAAACGTCAGTTTTCCGCTCTAATACCTGCTTTCGACCCAAGGCCGGGCAGGACAAATATTAACCAG ACGACAGATCTCGAAGTTCCGCCACCAGGCAGTGAACTACAAATGAGTACACGCTCAGGTTTACCGACAAGTCCTAAACTATCTTTGACCCTGAAAGGTCCAGGACTCCCTGGTATTCCTGATGTTGAAGTGCCTCTCACTGAACCTCAGTCTACAATATTCCAGGTGGTTCAAGAGCTAATGCAGCTTACAGAATTGGGCAGCAGACAGGAGAAATTGAGAAGGATATGGGAACCGACTTACAC AATAGTTTACAAAGAAACTAAAGACGAGGAATCATCCGGCCGTGCTACGCCCATAATAACATTATACTCACGGAATCAAATACAGAACACAAGTGCCTGTACAGTAGAAGACGTCTTACAACTTTTGCGACATGTGTTTGTACTGAGCGCGATGCGTGAGGAGAATAAAGATACTATTATGGACGATAGTAGTCCAGAAAGCTATTGGGTCAATCCAGACGATTTCACGTCGAAAAAGATTACAAACAAAGTTGTACAACAGATTCAAGATCCATTGGCCCTCGCAGCTGGAGCCTTACCCAGTTGGTGCGAGGAGCTAGCAAGAAGTTGCCCGTTTTTGCTACCGTTCGAGACAAGAAGATTGTACTTCAGTTGCACAGCTTTCGGAGCATCGAGGTCAATAGTTTGGCTACAAACTCAAAGAGATGCTGTATTAGAAAGGCAAAGAGCGCCAGGGCTCAGTCCCCGAAGAGACGATAGCCATGAATTTAGAGTAGGAAGACTAAAACACGAGAGGGTCAGTGTGCCCAGGGGAGAGAAATTACTTGACTGGGCTGAGCAGGTGCTCAAA GTACATGCAAGCCGTAAGAGCATACTAGAGGTGCAGTTTGTTGGTGAAGAAGGCACCGGCCTTGGACCTACTTTGGAATTCTTTGCGTTAGTTGCCGCTGAATTACAACGCAAAGATTTAGGCCTGTGGTTGTGCGATGACGAGCAAACTTGCGAGGAAGAGAAATCCTGCCCACCTGGGGAACAAATTCGTCCGCCAGGATACTATGTCGTTAGACCAAGTGGACTTTTCCCAGCTCCATTACCTCAAGATTCGCCAGTTTGCGACAAGGCTGTCCGGTATTTCTGGTTCCTAGGTGTATTCTTAGCCAAAGTTTTACAAGATAATAGACTTGTGGATATACCGCTATCCCAACCTTTCTTGAAACTTATGTGTCGCGGAGATATCACCAACAATGTCAACGAAAGAATAGGGTTAAATACAGTTCCACAAGAGAGTATGCCATCCAGCATGGCGAGTAGTTTCATCTCTGAAGAAGGCGAACTTGATGCACAATATTCTCTTGAGCAAACTCCTTGGTATGATGGTATACTTAACATCGACGATTTAGCCATTGTAGATCCGGTCAGAGGCGAGTTTCTTAAACAAACCCAAAGCCTAGTGTCAAGACGCGATAGAACTCTCTCTGACGGTCCATTAACAGAGGAAGTAAGAGATTCATTACACATCACTCATCCGTCTGGTACATCAATTTCCATTGAAGATCTGGCTTTGACAATGAGCTATGCCCCCAGTTCGCGAATCTTTGAACACGAACAAGTTGAACTGAAAGAGGGAAGTGTAAATATTCCTGTGACGCTAGATAATGTCCATGAATATGTAGATCTGACAGTAAAATACTGCTTGGAACGAGGTATCGCCAGGCAGCTGGATGCGTTCAAAGCTGGCTTCTCCAAGGTatttttaatggaaaaattacaCGCCTTCAGCCCGGAAGAAATTAGAGCCATGCTATGTGGAGAACAGGACCCTCACTGGACCAGGGAGGACTTACTGAATTACACGGAGCCCAAACTGGGATATACTAGAGAAAG tCCTGGATTCCAACGATTTGTGAATGTGCTGCTATCACTTACGGGACCGGAGCGGAAAGCTTTTCTTCAGTTTGCGACAGGTTGTTCAGCATTGCCACCAGGTGGCCTATGCAACCTGCATCCTAGATTAACTGTGGTTCGTAAGGTTGACGCTGGGTCCGGAGGTTTTCCTTCAGTAAACACATGTGTGCATTATCTAAAGTTACCAGAATACCCAACTGAAGAGCTTCTAAAGGTGAGGCTTTTGGCTGCAACTCGAGAAAGAGGATTCCACTTGAACTAG